TGGGGTTGGAAGTCTGTGATTGGACCTTGGAGTGTCCATCCTAAGCGGGTTTTGACTGCTGCAGGAGATCCAAATGGTCCATGTCTAACTGGTGCAATAGGCGTAATAAGGTGGGTATGATCAGAGCCTATGAGCAGTAGTGGAGCTGCTTTATTAATAAAGGGTAATGGGATACCATGGAGATGCTTGTATCTTCGTTGGAGAGATGATACGGGGTAGGTGTGGTCTGAAAGTGCTAAGTGACTTGTAGCGAAGGCATTATTAACTGTGTAAGTTTTCTCTGGATGTGCGATGGGAGAAATCTGGAAACTTACAGAAGAACCTTGAATGGTTTCAACTTCTTGATGGACAGTTCTGAGTGATAATTTTTCAGCTTTCCCAGTTAGGTAGAGATGCTGAGCTGCTGATGTCAGAAGCACGGTACGTTGGGAGCCATCGTCAAGTACGGCATATGTTTCAAGAGTTCTTTTGCCATTTCGTAGGAGCACTTTCACAGCTTTTAATAGTACACTGGGACAGTCACTAGGTTTATCAAAGTACAGTGTCCTCACTACAGGATTAACTTCAGTTCTAGGTCTCTGATTCACCTCACATAGGATCTGTAGATGTCTTCTCATGCAGGTAGCACAGTCTTTTCTCAGATCACACTTTGCAGCCTGAGTTCTAGCACAACGCCAACACCGTTTGTTTCTCTTTATCCAATTTATTTTCTCATCCTTTGTCTTGTTAATGAACTCAGGGCACTTGCTAATGTGGTGTTCAGGTGAGCAGCAATATGCACATCTTGCCTTAGTCATTATGATGGGTTGTGCTGCCTGTACAGGATCGGATGGATTTGTCCCATGTAATATTGTTGTGAGTGGAGAGGTGTACTTACGGGCAGGTCGTGGCTGGTTAAAGGATGAGACAGGACTGTCCTTTCTTGGTTGACACTTGCATTCCATTTGCAACCAGGACgagaacaaaggtaagtcatACATCATATCTCCTTGTTCCCTGTAAATGTGCCGTTTGAAGCGACTGGAATGCTCTGCAGGCAACTTTTCAAGTAGGCGATCGACATAGGAGCCACACTTTAGTTCTGTCCATCCTTGATCACCCATAGTGCTAAGCAAACCAACTAAAGCTTGCACACGAAGAGCAAAGTTATCCAGAGTCCGACCATCACCTGCTCTGATAGGAGGAAGCTCCAGTATATTCCGTAGCTCTTTCAATGCTAGCTGTCTTGGTTGCCCATAACGCTCATCAAGAGCTTTGATGGCTTAAGTGTATGGGTCAGGAGCATAGGAAAAGGAAATAGCTAACAGTTTAGCTTGGTCTACATTCAGATGATCGAGAAGGACATGATATTTGAAGTGCTCTGTCTCATGAGGGTCAAGCAGGTTAGTAAGGGCCATTCGTAACAGCCTATACTGGATTTCATCTTCACTGGTAAGGTCTGGGAAAGAAGGACCCTCAAGCTTATACACATGTGTTCTAGTGCTAACAGGGTGACTAGAACTAGCAGTAATGGGTACCAAAGGTTTCTCTTCATGTAAGCCATTGGATGTAGCTGGTTGCTGCTTTACAGGAGGGTGCTGCCTTGGTTCTGGAATGCAAATGAGAGGTTGAGCGGGGTCTTCATCTAGAGGAATAGCAGGTTGAACACAGGAAATCTGGTGCGGACCTTGCAGTGGTGTGGCCAGGAAATTAAAAGGAGTCTCATCTGGTGTAGGAAAAACTGGTCTAGGCAAACCACTTGAAGGAACTGCAGCATCTAATATTGTTGAATTAGGGAAAGGAGGGCGAGCAGCCGGAACTGCACCAGAGTGATGGCTAACCTGTGGGGGCTGAGAGGGTGACTGACATGTTGCTGGATCAATCACTGGGAACTGCTCATGTTGCTGATGCGTTTGGGGAATGGCTTGTAAACCGCATACAGAGGATTTGCTTTCGTCAGATGAGACAGTGTGAATTGAAGATCTGGAGGAACTGCGAGAATGGGGAGGAGATAATTGAATCATGAGTTGCCCAATCTCCCTCATCGTCACCAGGAGTTCCCTCATCACCTCATCTTGACTGgtgggtaaaggagcaggggaTGTCTCTGGTTGACTTTCTGACTCTCCGACAGGATCCTGCAgcccatgtgtgtctgtgtcactATGCTGGCATTCTGTTTGACTCTCTGTATCGCATCTAGCACTTATACTTCCAAGGTACTGAACGTCATACTGCAGGTGGGCAGGAGGTTGCCTTTCACGACCAGAACTTCTCAAACCTTCAGTCAATGGCTGCTGTGAATCCATGATGATAACACTACTCTGGCTCGGAGGACCATGTTTTGGAGGAAGGAAGGCTCAGGGTTTAAGTAGTCATCATCATGGGCTCATCCGATTAGAATGAGATTAAGCAGTCATCAGTCATTTGCAGGTTTTGTCCTTTTATTGGATAATGGGTaaaggaaagacacacatggactgctatctctcagctgccgccccatgtgggagtgaagaaagagtgaggggtaggtgagtgcagtccttatataacGAGTGACAGGTGGGTGCAATTAAGGCCAAGCACCACCCCCAATCAAAGGTGAGGAAAGGAAACAAGAtgcatctggtgaagtgaatgtgctgaaaggtgagcctttacaacaggttgatcatatttaagattgaagaattaattaatggcaggacttctttgagcagttttgtaggaatggggtctaaaagacacgatGATGATATGATgaaagtaattattgaagtgaactcagaaagatcagttggagaaaaagactctaaatgaatatcaatggtactgaaagtagctgcagataatgttacatctgtgagatgattatgagtAATTTcttctctaatggttaaaattgtatttgtgaaaaagttcatgaagtcattactagttaacgttaaaggaatCGTTGGCTCAACggtgctctgactttttgtcagcctggctacagtgctgaagagaaacttagGGTTgatcttattttcttcaatcagtgatgaatagtaagatgttctagctttacggggctctttttaaatgtttatctaAATTTCCAGCTGGGATGGACAAGGCTaaacatcaggctttcaaataaattaaactctgtgttgatctttgtttaattaataagCTGGTGTGGAAGATTGCTGCCACACTGcctcctcggcctgtgcttcaaaGGCTCTGATAGTTAGTATGACTCAGGGGTGTTAATTCATTTAAACttacataatcatcctgctgtaaccaggtttcagtaaggcagagtaaatcgatttgttgatcaattattaagtcatgtactaactcTTTGGTGCTGTTGAGGATACTgcattgttctttctttttgattttttatgtttaaattgtttattgctggtttttagtttgttttttgtctgttgggagctgacacagtctctatggagattcGGTTTTAGGGGgataacaggaggagagaagctgcagaggtgtgtgagactgcaactctgcttcctggtcccaacacTGGATAGTCATGTTTCAGGGGATTTCATAAATTtgccagatttctagaaataagagctgcttcatccaaagtgggattgtCTCCCAATCAGAAAGTTTCCCAATTATCTATaaagcccacattgttttttgGACACCAGTCAggcagccagcaatttaaggagaacatgacactcctggtctgattggggaggggactaCAGTCTGACACTGTGTTTGCACAGTTACACactgattcaatattgattttagtgacctctgattgacgtaaccgggtgtcattattGCTGATGTGAATTATACTTTTACTGAATTCAGGTTTACCCTCAGccagcagtttttaaatttccctcagtgccgcctgctctggcccctggaagacaactGACTATGGTTGCTGCTGTCTTCACATGTCTCAGAACAAAATCACCAATTAGCAGAGTTTGATCCCCGGCGGTGTGTGTCACCGAGTGGGGAAAACAGTTAGACACAGGAACAGGTTTGTCATGTAccggggcttctgtttaagactatgattcctcctcaccgtcacccagccatcATGTTTTCCCGTCTGCTCAGGATAACCTGCTGGGAGACAGTTAGCAGGACCTACACCACCTTCCACTGctccagctacaggggcctgaccAGCTATGGGTTTTTCAATGGTGGGATGCCAAAAGTTCAGTTTAGTGATCcaggcctccagagctgcataaaggctacatttattacaagtatcattactgctcatttaaaaaaacagaaagcataACTCCTTCTCCAGAGTCGGAGCAGTCTTCCACATATCAGGTTAAATAAAGAGTGCTGAGGAGCAAACATGGCTTGGGCCCATCTCAGAGCTCGCCCTCGCAGCAGGATAACCATGAATGCAATTTTGCACAGTCTGAGGAATAAAGTCTCCTTTGTTGATGAAACATTAGGAAACACTGTGTGAGGAAACCTCTGTtcttttcactggtaaaaacGTCAGGTGTAGGAAGAGGCCTCTCCAGAGGTACAACCTCCCtgagctgtgctgctgaccatgtccatcgttttatgaccacagtatacTCATCTTATAACGGATGTCAATCCAGCAGATTATTTTGGCATGTGGTGGATCAGGAGATTTGCAACATGGATGCACAGCCGACAAATTtgaagcaactgtgtgatgctatcatgtcaatatgaaaCTAAATctgtgaggaatgtttccaggtctttgttgaatctgtgccacaaagaattaaggcagatCTGAAGGTGAAACAGTACTGGcaggtgtaactaatgaagtggccagtgactgtatttagtgtctagatgtttttttttcagtattttattcacTTAATAGCAGGACAGAATACCACATGACTGTGTCCTTGTGTTATACCCTCTTTGCTGCAGTGAcgctgcagacaaacacaaacatcgtGATTAGACATTTAAGAAGAGCCTCTTAAagatgaaggtctgtgtctcttgACCTAAACACATAATCCAGTTAAATCTAATTTATGTTCATCAATGCCCCTCACACTGTAACTTAAAGTATGTGGTTAGGAAACTTAACAAGCACTGATAAAGCTTCATCAGTAGCTCGAGCAAGACCTCAAAACCTTCGATCACCACGGGTGGTTAGCAGACTGTGGTTGTACCATGCAGCCTAATAACATGCAGTAAATTGCAGGTTAAAGCAGTCTGCTTACACTTTGTTAAACGAGGGAAGGGAACTAATGTGGCTGTCACATTACCCTTTTGTCCCATTTCATCCCAGGACTTGATTAAATTGCTGCTCACTTTCTACAGTACTTAAAACTGATCAGTAGGACCTGAAactgcaaacattcaaacattcaggCCGAGTAAGAATCAGTTGGTGAACGTATTAATCTACTACAATTagcaaattaataaataaacaggagaaagttACAACGCTAACTGAGTCATGCAAGTTTTTGACCAGGAGGTTAAACTCATACAAATTAGCTTCACCCAGGCTCATGAAAACACTGTCCTGCTAATAGATAGCAgatcatttgtgtcagtgtgtcaggatggtttatatttgagcttttagttcacacagaacaatttttcttcatttttttttaacgatTACCAAAGTCTGTGAATCCCCAAATTGTTCAGTTGTTCTTTTTGCTCCCCATCAGGTCACTTTCACCATGTGACAAAAACAACACCCCACTGTACACACTCGGGCCACCGGCAACTTTCTAAATCCTCAATAAAAAGCTGACAGGTTGCAATGATGTTCCAAATAACattaagaaaacaactaaatacacagaaaatattatgaaaattggtttattttatatctcctagtttgaaatgaagcaataaaaacatgtataaaacatcacaaactgcaatattttacaaatggttacgtcctgctgatgcaatggagacatcttccagtgacagtcttcatccgtgtgtgtgtgaggaggctcCTAAACCCACCGACACAGAAGTGCATGTTCACAACTCCCTCTGTGGAGGTGGGGTCAGGGCCCTCCTCACCCAGGTGAGGAGGGGTGGTGCTGTGGCCAGTCAGGTATGAAGTGCTGAGAGTGGATCCTTGgtcctctgtgcagctctgtccacgctcagcttccctgcaaagcaataacacaagaaagacgtcattttaacacaaaacacCATTTTCACAGTATGTATGATGttaaaaagcaattttaaacCCAACGTATAcacatgaaaaatataaataaagctaaacctACAGTGCTGCTGACATAGGACGATGATTTATACCAACTATTGGAAGAATTTAGTCTTCAAGACAGTTTGTTGTCAATGTGAGGTGATAACTTACATAGTTGGAACACAGCACCACTCTCCAGTTTTTCACTTGGTCATCCATCCTTCTCATCGGGTTGGTCGGGGTAAGGCTGTCTTCTGGGTGGGGTGTTAGCTCCATCTTGGACGTTGAGTGTCTGAAGTGCTGAATTCTGGGAGAGAAAAAGTGTAAACAAGAGACTACAGTCAgttcactgcatcatttttaaaccttttctaCTTATTTGTGTTGACATTAAGTACAGACTTACCTTTGTCCTGCATGGTGAATTGGGGCTTGGGAAAAACAtatattattcatttaaaaagttaCCTGTGATATTAAGAAAAATGGAAGTAATAACAACTAAAACCTACCTTTCAGTCACAatgtaatattaatattaatgtcacatatcaacaaaaaaaacaatacaatacaataatacaagagttacaaagtttaaaaacatgttctaacataaactaatcagAGTCACTGTCATCAAGCGAAAGCTCAAAAGGCCTCTCCCAGAAACGTCTTACTGCAAAACTACCTGAGGATGTTGAAGGGGCATCAAACTGGTCACTTACCTTGCACCTCTTTGCACTTACCTCTTCGGTGTAGATGtcttctctgcttctctttgctgaggaaggagcagcagagggagcATCTGAGGAAGCAGATGAGAGAGAAGCTGAGGaagaagcagcagaggaagaagcagcagaggaagcagatgaggaagaagcagcagaggaagcatcTGAGGAAGCAGATGAGAGAGCAGgtgaggaaggagcagcagaggaagcatcTGAGGAAGCAGATGAGAGAGCAGgtgaggaaggagcagcagaggaagcatcTGAGGAAGCAGATGAGAGAGGTGAGGAAGGAGCATACTCACCTTCACTGATACGCTGGGTATCAGTGTCCTGAGCTTCatcagaagaggaggagggtgagAGAGTGGGAAAATACTCACCATACTCACCTTCACTGATACGCTGGGTATCAGTGTCCTGAGCTTCatcagaagaggaggagggtgagAGAGTGGGAAAATACTCACCATACTCACCTTCACTGATACGCTGGGTATCAGTGTCCTGAGCTTCatcagaagaggaggagggtgagAGAGTGGGAAAATACTCACCACACTCACCTTCACTGATACGCTGGGTATCAGTGTCCTGAGCTTCACCAGAAGAGGTGGGGCTCTGGAGACTGTCATCCAGGATCCTGATGACTTCGGGAAGGCCTTCTTCTGCAGGGCGTTCAACCACATAGTCAAGACGCCATGTGaggaaa
This sequence is a window from Oreochromis niloticus isolate F11D_XX linkage group LG6, O_niloticus_UMD_NMBU, whole genome shotgun sequence. Protein-coding genes within it:
- the LOC112847100 gene encoding lisH domain-containing protein C1711.05-like isoform X2, producing MARRGPRLIDSHLDFAAEEGLPEVIRILDDSLQSPTSSGEAQDTDTQRISEGECGEYFPTLSPSSSSDEAQDTDTQRISEGEYGEYFPTLSPSSSSDEAQDTDTQRISEGEYGEYFPTLSPSSSSDEAQDTDTQRISEGEYAPSSPLSSASSDASSAAPSSPALSSASSDASSAAPSSPALSSASSDASSAASSSSASSAASSSAASSSASLSSASSDAPSAAPSSAKRSREDIYTEEVSAKRCKVSDQFDAPSTSSGSFAVRRFWERPFELSLDDSDSD
- the LOC112847100 gene encoding lisH domain-containing protein C1711.05-like isoform X1; translated protein: MARRGPRLIDSHLDFAAGRLDYVVERPAEEGLPEVIRILDDSLQSPTSSGEAQDTDTQRISEGECGEYFPTLSPSSSSDEAQDTDTQRISEGEYGEYFPTLSPSSSSDEAQDTDTQRISEGEYGEYFPTLSPSSSSDEAQDTDTQRISEGEYAPSSPLSSASSDASSAAPSSPALSSASSDASSAAPSSPALSSASSDASSAASSSSASSAASSSAASSSASLSSASSDAPSAAPSSAKRSREDIYTEEVSAKRCKVSDQFDAPSTSSGSFAVRRFWERPFELSLDDSDSD
- the LOC112847100 gene encoding putative protein TPRXL isoform X3, encoding MARRGPRLIDSHLDFAAGRLDYVVERPAEEGLPEVIRILDDSLQSPTSSGEAQDTDTQRISEGECGEYFPTLSPSSSSDEAQDTDTQRISEGEYGEYFPTLSPSSSSDEAQDTDTQRISEGEYAPSSPLSSASSDASSAAPSSPALSSASSDASSAAPSSPALSSASSDASSAASSSSASSAASSSAASSSASLSSASSDAPSAAPSSAKRSREDIYTEEVSAKRCKVSDQFDAPSTSSGSFAVRRFWERPFELSLDDSDSD